From a region of the Tachyglossus aculeatus isolate mTacAcu1 unplaced genomic scaffold, mTacAcu1.pri scaffold_1_arrow_ctg1, whole genome shotgun sequence genome:
- the LOC119923489 gene encoding olfactory receptor 14K1-like, producing the protein MIVCQKNDPCSTKKTGGSKVSQEAAALKSDYDKSLDQHISNLDGELRIGFSGVMKLVSRKPPTLIAESEDAQFGMLTLHHPSLSQVAHDVTQTVSNNTKNISSIYLLGCAAQVFLVFLFAGTEMALLMVMSHDRYVAICHPLHYEIIMPQRVCIHMMAASWFNSYLNAITYTASTFSLSFCGPNTVHQFFCDGAQLLRLACSIDLGTEDVSLAISMCFFFCFVLIVGSYVCIFSAELRMLSAEDSSKAFSTCLPHIVVITLFLTSGFSAYLKLISDSPSSLNQLVSVFYAAVLPTLNCLN; encoded by the exons atgaTCGTCTGTCAG aaaaatgacccaTGCAGCACAaagaagacaggaggcagcaaggtcagccaggaggctgctgcactCAAGTCAGACTACGATAAGAGCTTGGACCAACATatcagcaatttggatggagagttaaggattGGTTTCAGTGGTGTTATGAAG ctcgtctccagaaaacccccaactcTAATAGCAGaatcagaagatgctcagtttgggatgttgactttgcatCATCCTTCACTCTCGCAGGTAGCTCATGACGTCACCCAGACCGTGTCTAACAACACgaag AATATCAGCTCCATTTATCTActgggctgcgctgcccaggtattcctcgtatttttattTGCTGGAACAGAGATGGCCCTGCTAATGGTGATGTCCCATGACAGAtatgtcgccatctgccaccccctgcactatgagatcatcatgcctCAGAGGGTCTGTATACACATGatggctgcctcttggttcaaCAGCTATTTGAATGCCATCACGTACACAGCAAGCACCTTCTCTCTAtcattctgtggccccaacactgtccaccagtttTTCTGCGATGGtgcccagttgctaagacttgcatgttccaTTGACCTTGGCACGGAAGATGTGAGCTTAGCCATCAGCATGTGCtttttcttctgcttcgtgctcatcgtgggATCCTACGTCTGCATCTTCTCAGCTGAGCTGAGGATGCTTTCGGCAGAGGACAgctccaaggccttctccacctgcctaccccacATAGTCGTCATCACTCTGTTTCTCACGTCTGGcttctctgcctacctaaagctaata